CACCTCCGGATAAGCCTGGGTGCCGAGCATCGCGGCGAGCGCATCGATCTCTTCGCGTGTCAGCGCCGCAGCAATCGGCTGCATGATCGGATTCGCGCGAGCGCCGGAAGCAAAGTCGGCGAGCTGTTTCCTGACATATTCGGTGCGCAGGCCCGCGAGCCGCGGGAAGCCGCCGGCTTCCATACCCTCCCCCTCCGCGCCGTGGCAGCTCGCACATGCCAGGGCGGCGGGATTCGCGCCGCCGCGGCTGTAGACGTCGGCTGGAGCCTGCGCGTGCACCGCGCAAGCGAGAAAAAGCCCGGCGACAGGCCCGTATCTGAGAGTCATGAACGCCTCCGCGCGGTTCTGATCGAGCCATGACGGCCGTCACTTCACCGACAACCGCGATGACCAAAAAGTGCCCTCGCGCCCCCTGCATCGCCCCTGCATGCGGACTCTCCGAGGGAGAAAAAGCTGGTCGGGACGAATAGGTACGCCGCGGCGCCCACCATTATTCGTATTCCCGGTCGCTGCGGAACCATGCTGGGGGTCGCGCTGCATCGAGCAGCATCCGCTCGACCAGGATGACGAGCTCCTTGCGCGGCGCGGTCAGGCCGAACATGAGCTTGCCGTTGCGAGCGCAGTGGTTTCAATCCTGTTGCCCGTCCCGCGGCTACCTGCCGAGCCGGTCGACTACAATCTGCGCCTCACGCGGCGGGGGATCCTGCCGCACGCTCAGATCCTTTCGACGCCGATGACACAGATTCTTCCCGAATGGGCCCTTCCATGGCTCGCCACGATCACCCTCGGCCTGCAGATCGTTCTGATCTTCGTCGGCGCGGGCGTGCTGCGCATGCTGGTGAAACGCCTGATCCGGCGGATCGGTGAGCGCTACAGCCTGCCGGCGGAAATGGTCATCGGCGCACGCAGGGGGAGCACCTTCCTCATCTACTCCGGCGCGATGCTGCTGATCCTCGACCGCCTCGGCGTATCGGCCACCGTCCTGTGGACCGCCCTGACCGGCTTCGCCGCCGTCGCAGCGGTGGCGTTCTTCGCCGCGTGGAGTGTGCTGTCGAACATCTTCTGCACGCTGCTGATTCTCACCGTCCGGCCGTTTCGCCTCTTCGATGAAGTCGAGCTGCTGGAAAACGGCGAAAAACCGGGACTCAAAGGCCGCGTCATCGATATCAACCTGATCTACACGACATTGCAAGAAACCTCCGCCGAGCAGGCCGAAACGGTGCTGCGAGTGCCCAACAGCCTTTTCTTCCAGCGCACGATCCGCTGCTGGGGGCGGGGACCGGGAGCGGGATGACGATGTTATGCGTCACGGGAAGGCCCTGGCCGCTGCTTTTCTTTCTTCTGCGGGCAGCGCGTCGACCGTCGAGCGGTGCCCTGATGCAGCGTTCTTTCTTGTGGCTTTGTCGGGGTGGATGCGGGGTGCAAGAAAAAAGCGCCCCGAAAGGCGCTTGATTCCTGGTGCACTGGCGGAGAGTGAGGGATTCGAACCCTCGATGCGAGTTTTAGCCCGCATGCTCCCTTAGCAGGGGAGTGCCTTCGACCTCTCGGCCAACTCTCCAACCTTTAGAGGTCGCGATCATAACGATTCTGCGGCCTTCGGTCAAACTTCGGCAGCAATTCAGGCGGATTCGAGACCGAAAGCCTTGTGCAGCACGCGCACGGCGAGTTCGAGATACTTTTCCTCGATGACCACCGAGATCTTGATCTCGGACGTCGAGATCATCTGGATGTTGATGCCCTCTTCGGCGAGGGTGCGGAACATTTTCGACGCGACCCCCGGATGCGAGCGCATGCCGACGCCGACGACCGACACCTTGGCCATCGTCTTGTCGGCCTCGATCGCCCGCGCGCCGATGTGTGACCTGACGGCTTCGAGGACCTTGACCGTCTTGTCGAGCTCGCCGCGCGGGATCGTGAACGAGAAGTCCGTCGTGCCGTCATGGCCGATGTTCTGGATGATCATGTCGACGTCGATGTTGGCGTCGGCGACCGGCCCGAGGATCTGGTACGCGATGCCGGGCTTGTCGGGCACGCCGAGCACCGTGAGCTTGGCCTCGTCGCGCGTGAAGGCGATGCCGGAGATGACGGGTTGTTCCATGTTCTGATCTTCCTCAACTGTGATGAGCGTGCCCTCGCCTTCCTCCTGGAAGCTCGACAGGACGCGCAACTTGACCTTGTACTTGCCGGCGAATTCGACCGAACGGATCTGCAGCACTTTCGAGCCGAGGCTCGCGAGTTCGAGCATTTCCTCGAAGGTGATCGTGTCGAGCTTGCGGGCTTCCGGGACGACGCGCGGGTCGGTCGTATAGACACCGTCGACGTCGGTGTAGATCTGGCACTCGTCGGCCTTCAGCGCGGCAGCGAGCGCCACGCCGGTGGTATCCGAACCGCCGCGGCCGAGCGTCGTGATGTTGCCGTGCTCGTCCACGCCCTGGAAGCCGGCGACGACGACGATATTGCCTTCGTCGAGGTCCTTCTTGATCGGGGCTTCGTCGATATTGAGGATCCGCGCCTTGGTGTGGGCGCTGTCGGTCAGGATACGGACCTGCCCGCCGGTATAGCTCTTCGCCTTGACGCCGATGTCGTGCAGGGCCATGCACAGCAGGCCGATCGTGACCTGCTCGCCGGTCGATACGACGACGTCGAGTTCGCGGGCCTCCGGGTGCGTCGCGACCTCCTTGGTCAGCGCGATCAGACGGTTCGTCTCGCCGCTCATCGCCGACACCACCACCACGACCTTGTGCCCCTGCGCCTGGAACCTCGCCACTTTGCGGGCGACGTTCTTGATGCGCTCGGGGTTACCCACGGAAGTGCCGCCGTATTTCTGAACTATCAGTGCCATCGTCGTATCCAAGTGCCTGTGGATAAAGGGAGGAATTCTATCGAATGCGGCGAAAATTTGCAGGCCGGCGTCGTGCCCCCTCCCGATCGCACGATTTATTGATTTTGACTAAGTTAGGATGCGCCGGCTTTTTTCATTGTATGTGGAAAGAATAGTGATCTATACTTCGGCAATCCTACAACTTAAGTCGTAGGAACTCGGCTACGTACCGCGTTGTCTTATAGGCGGGCTGGATACCCTACAGAGGATGTGAGCATGAAAAACACCGACACCATCGACGTTCGCGAGATCCGGCGCAAGCTGGGTCTGAACCAATCGCAGTTCTGGTCGAAAATCGGGGTCACGCAGAGCGGCGGGTCGCGCTACGAGAGCGGGCGCAACATTCCGCGCCCCGTGCAGGCGCTGCTGCGTCTCGTGCATATCGAGCAGATCGACATCAACAAGGTCAAGAAGGAAGACGTGGAAGTCGCGGAATTCCTGAAGACGTCGAACCCGGAGCTGTACAAGTCGCTAAAGAAGGAAGCGCGTGCCAAGCGCAAGGAACGCACGACGCGTTGACCGCGTCGTCACTTCCCGCCGCGGATCAGGGGCTGATGCGAACCATCAGCCCTTTTTTTCGCACTTTCACCGCAATCGCCTCGAGCTCGGCTTCATCGAGCGGCGCCAGATGCACGGCCTCCGGCTGCATCGACGCCCGCGCGATGCCGTACAGCAGCACGCCGGCAAGACGTTCCGGCCCGGCGCGCATAAGCAACTTGATATAAGCATCGATATCGTCGTCGGACGGTGGGACGCCATCCCAGCGGAACATGCAGGTCTGGACCCACGTCGTGCATAGCCCGGCGCTCGTCGCCAAATCGCGGGCGACGACGTCGGGATCGAGCGACACGCCGTTGATGCGTTCGAGCGACGCTCGCGTCCCCGCATCGACCTTGAACCAGACTTCTCCGCCGGCCTCGCCGAGACGCCTTAGCCCTTCTCGCACCCTCGCCTGCCCGACCAGGCTGCCGTTCGTGATCAGGCGCAGCGCCACCTCGCGCCCGAGGCCGACAGCGTCGC
The window above is part of the Azoarcus sp. PA01 genome. Proteins encoded here:
- a CDS encoding c-type cytochrome — encoded protein: MTLRYGPVAGLFLACAVHAQAPADVYSRGGANPAALACASCHGAEGEGMEAGGFPRLAGLRTEYVRKQLADFASGARANPIMQPIAAALTREEIDALAAMLGTQAYPEVPSIGKAGEVQEPGETLALRGAWDRNIPECVACHASGGRGVGEAFPPLAGQPAQYLAAQLTAWQQGTRKNDPNDLMGHIGRSLTADEIDAVSKYFAGLKK
- a CDS encoding radical SAM protein, producing MTARDQTLSIRNHDRDLAGLTYVYPVLSRRAGGVSVGINLNPNNACNWHCAYCQVPGLVRGRAPEIDLSLLEAELSGFLHALVEGDYLERHVPEGLRVVRDIAFSGNGEPTSATAFAEAVSLVVRLRDAVGLGREVALRLITNGSLVGQARVREGLRRLGEAGGEVWFKVDAGTRASLERINGVSLDPDVVARDLATSAGLCTTWVQTCMFRWDGVPPSDDDIDAYIKLLMRAGPERLAGVLLYGIARASMQPEAVHLAPLDEAELEAIAVKVRKKGLMVRISP
- a CDS encoding helix-turn-helix domain-containing protein — encoded protein: MKNTDTIDVREIRRKLGLNQSQFWSKIGVTQSGGSRYESGRNIPRPVQALLRLVHIEQIDINKVKKEDVEVAEFLKTSNPELYKSLKKEARAKRKERTTR
- a CDS encoding mechanosensitive ion channel family protein, which codes for MPSRPLHRPCMRTLRGRKSWSGRIGTPRRPPLFVFPVAAEPCWGSRCIEQHPLDQDDELLARRGQAEHELAVASAVVSILLPVPRLPAEPVDYNLRLTRRGILPHAQILSTPMTQILPEWALPWLATITLGLQIVLIFVGAGVLRMLVKRLIRRIGERYSLPAEMVIGARRGSTFLIYSGAMLLILDRLGVSATVLWTALTGFAAVAAVAFFAAWSVLSNIFCTLLILTVRPFRLFDEVELLENGEKPGLKGRVIDINLIYTTLQETSAEQAETVLRVPNSLFFQRTIRCWGRGPGAG
- a CDS encoding aspartate kinase, whose translation is MALIVQKYGGTSVGNPERIKNVARKVARFQAQGHKVVVVVSAMSGETNRLIALTKEVATHPEARELDVVVSTGEQVTIGLLCMALHDIGVKAKSYTGGQVRILTDSAHTKARILNIDEAPIKKDLDEGNIVVVAGFQGVDEHGNITTLGRGGSDTTGVALAAALKADECQIYTDVDGVYTTDPRVVPEARKLDTITFEEMLELASLGSKVLQIRSVEFAGKYKVKLRVLSSFQEEGEGTLITVEEDQNMEQPVISGIAFTRDEAKLTVLGVPDKPGIAYQILGPVADANIDVDMIIQNIGHDGTTDFSFTIPRGELDKTVKVLEAVRSHIGARAIEADKTMAKVSVVGVGMRSHPGVASKMFRTLAEEGINIQMISTSEIKISVVIEEKYLELAVRVLHKAFGLESA